The Streptomyces tendae genome has a window encoding:
- a CDS encoding N-acetylmuramoyl-L-alanine amidase, whose product MSASAFLRALKAEGLTVVEVGDWRDHNRNHKGPWGPVHGVMIHHTVTKGSAATVDICRKGYSGLPGPLCHGVITKDGRVHLVGYGRANHAGLGDDDVLRAVIAEKKTFPSDNEANTDGNRHFYGFECENLGDGKDPWPAAQLEAIERAAAAVCRHHGWNERSVIGHLEWQPGKVDPRGFTMNAMRNRIRDRLK is encoded by the coding sequence ATGTCCGCGAGCGCGTTCCTGCGCGCTCTCAAGGCGGAGGGCCTCACGGTCGTCGAGGTCGGCGACTGGCGTGACCACAACCGCAACCACAAGGGCCCGTGGGGCCCGGTGCACGGCGTGATGATCCATCACACCGTGACCAAGGGCAGCGCCGCGACGGTGGACATCTGCCGCAAGGGCTATTCCGGCCTGCCCGGACCGCTGTGCCACGGCGTCATCACCAAGGACGGCCGGGTCCACCTCGTCGGCTACGGCAGGGCCAACCACGCGGGGCTGGGCGACGACGACGTGCTGCGGGCGGTGATCGCCGAGAAGAAGACGTTCCCGTCCGACAACGAGGCCAACACGGACGGCAACCGGCACTTCTACGGCTTCGAGTGCGAGAACCTCGGCGACGGCAAGGACCCGTGGCCGGCGGCTCAGCTGGAGGCCATCGAGCGGGCCGCGGCCGCGGTCTGCCGCCACCACGGCTGGAACGAGAGATCGGTCATCGGCCACCTCGAGTGGCAGCCGGGCAAGGTGGACCCGCGCGGTTTCACGATGAACGCGATGCGCAACCGGATCCGCGACCGCCTGAAGTGA
- a CDS encoding WhiB family transcriptional regulator encodes MDWRHNAVCREEDPELFFPIGNTGPALLQIEEAKAVCRRCPVIEQCLQWALESGQDSGVWGGLSEDERRAMKRRAARNRARQASA; translated from the coding sequence ATGGACTGGCGTCACAACGCCGTTTGCCGCGAGGAAGACCCCGAGCTCTTCTTCCCCATCGGCAACACCGGTCCCGCGCTGCTGCAGATCGAGGAAGCCAAGGCCGTCTGCCGCCGCTGCCCGGTGATCGAGCAGTGCCTGCAGTGGGCGCTCGAGTCCGGTCAGGACTCCGGCGTCTGGGGTGGTCTCAGCGAGGACGAGCGTCGCGCGATGAAGCGCCGCGCGGCCCGCAACCGGGCGCGTCAGGCCTCCGCCTGA
- a CDS encoding UBP-type zinc finger domain-containing protein, translated as MKQCTHLDALPHPEPAPLGTTCPECLRDGTNPVQLRLCLTCGHVGCCDSSPNRHATQHHKETGHPVMRTHEPGEEWRWCFVDHVLV; from the coding sequence ATGAAACAGTGCACGCACCTCGACGCGCTGCCGCACCCGGAGCCGGCCCCGCTCGGCACGACGTGTCCGGAATGCCTGCGGGACGGCACAAACCCGGTGCAGCTGCGTCTCTGCCTCACCTGTGGCCACGTCGGTTGCTGCGACTCGTCGCCGAACCGGCACGCGACGCAGCACCACAAGGAGACCGGCCACCCCGTGATGCGGACCCACGAACCCGGCGAGGAGTGGCGCTGGTGCTTCGTCGACCACGTACTGGTGTGA
- a CDS encoding diacylglycerol/lipid kinase family protein, translating into MRALLVVNPAATTTSARTRDVLIHALASEMKLEAVTTGYRGHARDLGRQAAESGEVDLVVALGGDGTVNEVVNGLLHAGPDPEHLPGLAVVPGGSTNVFARALGLPNQPVEATGVLLDALREGRERTVGLGLTSGTPGTEDEAVPARWFTFNAGLGFDAGVVGRVEQQRERGRKSTHALYMRQVVRQLLGDPHRRRGVITLEHPGEEPVEDLVLSIVSNTSPWTFLGNRPIYASPEASFDTGLDLFGLSRMSTAAVARYGTQLLTSSPERGPRGRHAVSRHDLTRFTLHSKVPLPLQMDGDHLGLRTSVTFTGVRRALRVIV; encoded by the coding sequence ATGCGCGCACTTCTCGTGGTCAACCCGGCGGCAACCACCACCAGTGCGCGCACGCGCGACGTGCTGATCCACGCGCTCGCCAGCGAGATGAAGCTGGAGGCGGTCACCACCGGGTACCGCGGCCACGCGCGCGACCTGGGCCGGCAGGCGGCGGAGAGCGGCGAGGTCGACCTGGTCGTCGCGCTCGGCGGCGACGGCACGGTGAACGAGGTCGTCAACGGCCTGCTGCACGCGGGCCCCGATCCGGAGCACCTGCCCGGTCTCGCCGTGGTCCCCGGCGGCTCCACCAACGTCTTCGCCCGCGCCCTGGGGCTGCCCAACCAGCCCGTGGAGGCGACCGGCGTGCTGCTGGACGCCCTGCGCGAGGGCCGGGAGCGGACCGTGGGCCTGGGGCTGACCTCGGGCACCCCGGGCACGGAGGACGAGGCGGTCCCGGCCCGCTGGTTCACCTTCAACGCGGGGCTGGGCTTCGACGCGGGCGTGGTCGGCCGGGTGGAGCAGCAGCGGGAGCGGGGCCGGAAGTCGACGCACGCGCTGTACATGCGCCAGGTGGTGCGTCAGCTGCTGGGCGACCCGCACCGCCGGCGCGGGGTGATCACGCTGGAGCACCCGGGCGAGGAACCGGTCGAGGACCTGGTGCTGTCCATAGTCTCGAACACCTCGCCGTGGACGTTCCTCGGCAACCGCCCGATCTACGCGTCGCCCGAGGCGTCGTTCGACACAGGACTCGATCTCTTCGGTCTGAGCCGGATGTCCACCGCCGCGGTTGCCCGGTATGGCACCCAGTTGCTCACTTCGTCCCCGGAGCGCGGCCCTCGCGGCAGACACGCGGTGTCCCGGCACGACTTGACACGCTTCACCTTGCATTCGAAGGTGCCGCTGCCCCTTCAGATGGACGGTGACCACCTCGGGCTGCGAACCAGCGTGACGTTCACAGGCGTACGCCGTGCACTGCGTGTGATTGTGTGA
- a CDS encoding RNA polymerase sigma factor SigF, protein MRDEERGTRELPAERVPDGIDGIPEQARPHPEDDPSEGVPPGGGQGGGAARGASAAGPAAPGGDAPARAEPVAGDEASARGRATGGTMSEHERQAEDRAAPPATGARSAPGAPGTHAHHHPHDRSGARALFLELRALQDGSPEYAELRNRLVRMHLPLVEHLARRFRNRGEPLDDLTQVATIGLIKSVDRFDPDRGVEFSTYATPTVVGEIKRHFRDKGWAVRVPRRLQELRLALTTATAELSQLHGRSPTVHELAEKLAISEEEVLEGLESANAYSTLSLDVPDTDDESPAVADTLGAEDEALEGVEYRESLKPLLEDLPPREKRILLLRFFGNMTQSQIAQEVGISQMHVSRLLARTLAQLREKLLVEE, encoded by the coding sequence GTGCGGGACGAAGAACGCGGCACACGGGAGCTGCCGGCCGAGCGCGTGCCGGACGGCATCGACGGCATCCCCGAGCAGGCCCGGCCGCATCCGGAGGACGACCCCTCGGAGGGTGTCCCGCCGGGCGGCGGGCAGGGCGGCGGCGCCGCGCGGGGCGCGTCCGCGGCCGGACCGGCCGCACCCGGCGGGGACGCCCCCGCCCGGGCCGAGCCGGTGGCGGGGGACGAGGCGAGCGCTCGGGGAAGGGCGACGGGCGGGACGATGAGCGAGCACGAGCGACAGGCCGAGGACCGGGCGGCGCCGCCCGCCACCGGCGCGCGGAGCGCACCGGGTGCGCCGGGCACGCACGCGCATCACCACCCGCACGACCGCAGCGGGGCGCGCGCCCTCTTCCTCGAACTGCGCGCGCTGCAGGACGGCAGTCCGGAGTACGCGGAGCTGCGCAACCGGCTGGTGCGCATGCACCTGCCGCTCGTCGAGCACCTGGCGCGCCGGTTCCGCAACCGCGGCGAGCCGCTGGACGACCTCACGCAGGTCGCCACCATCGGGCTGATCAAGTCCGTCGACCGCTTCGACCCTGACCGTGGCGTGGAGTTCTCCACCTACGCGACCCCGACGGTCGTCGGTGAGATCAAGCGGCACTTCCGCGACAAGGGCTGGGCGGTGCGCGTTCCGCGCCGGCTGCAGGAGCTGCGGCTGGCGCTCACCACGGCCACGGCCGAGCTGTCCCAGCTGCACGGCCGCTCCCCCACCGTGCATGAGCTGGCCGAGAAGCTGGCCATCTCCGAGGAGGAGGTCCTGGAGGGCCTGGAGTCGGCGAACGCCTACTCCACGCTGTCCCTGGACGTCCCCGACACCGACGACGAGTCCCCGGCGGTCGCCGACACCCTCGGCGCCGAGGACGAGGCGCTGGAAGGCGTGGAGTACCGGGAGTCGCTCAAGCCGCTGCTGGAGGACCTCCCGCCGCGCGAGAAGCGGATCCTGCTGCTGCGCTTCTTCGGCAACATGACCCAGTCGCAGATCGCGCAGGAGGTCGGTATCTCCCAGATGCACGTCTCCCGGCTGCTGGCCCGCACCCTGGCCCAGCTGCGGGAGAAGCTGCTCGTGGAGGAGTGA
- a CDS encoding sensor histidine kinase, giving the protein MNELVRQHTALDDTDLEWLHLLVSEWQLLSDLSFADLVLWVPTRDGTRYVSVAQMRPNTGPTSYQDDMVGHLVPRGRRPMLDAALDEGRIVREGDPEWREEVPVRVESIPVRREGRVLGVIARNTNLLTVRTPSRLELTYLQSASDLAQMIAAGSFPFANQQLEMDASPRVGDGLIRLDADGVVQYASPNALSAYHRLGLAADLVGHHLGQTTAELAPSRGPVDEALAKVASGWAPREFEIESDDGVIQFRAIPLKPKGTRIGSLVLLRDVTELRRRERELITKDATIREIHHRVKNNLQTVAALLRLQARRIGSERGRAALEEAVRRVGSIAIVHETLSQNLDERVEFDEIADRVLAMVAEISPGKVTGRRSGRFGILDAEVATPLSMVLTEVLQNALEHGFREGETGTVEVSAVRGGTSREARLLVTVQDDGVGLPEGFDPHTAGNLGLQIVRTLVEGELGGTFDMVPAPGRGTRVILDIPVQGDA; this is encoded by the coding sequence ATGAACGAACTCGTACGCCAGCACACCGCCCTCGACGACACCGATCTCGAGTGGCTCCACCTGCTGGTCTCGGAGTGGCAGCTGCTCTCCGACCTCTCCTTCGCCGACCTGGTCCTGTGGGTCCCCACGCGCGACGGCACCCGCTACGTCTCCGTCGCCCAGATGCGGCCCAACACCGGCCCCACCTCCTACCAGGACGACATGGTCGGACACCTCGTCCCGCGCGGACGCCGGCCCATGCTGGACGCGGCCCTGGACGAGGGCCGCATCGTGCGCGAGGGCGACCCGGAGTGGCGCGAGGAGGTCCCCGTCCGGGTGGAGTCCATCCCGGTACGGCGCGAGGGACGGGTCCTCGGCGTCATCGCCCGCAACACCAACCTCCTCACCGTGCGCACCCCCAGCCGGCTGGAGCTCACCTATCTGCAGAGCGCCTCGGACCTGGCCCAGATGATCGCGGCCGGTTCCTTCCCGTTCGCGAACCAGCAGCTGGAGATGGACGCCTCGCCGCGCGTCGGCGACGGGCTGATCCGGCTCGACGCCGACGGGGTCGTGCAGTACGCGTCCCCCAACGCCCTGTCCGCCTACCACCGGCTGGGTCTGGCCGCCGACCTGGTGGGCCATCACCTCGGGCAGACCACCGCCGAACTGGCCCCCTCGCGCGGGCCGGTGGACGAGGCGCTGGCCAAGGTCGCCAGCGGCTGGGCGCCCCGCGAGTTCGAGATCGAGTCCGACGACGGGGTGATCCAGTTCCGCGCGATCCCGCTCAAGCCGAAGGGCACCCGCATCGGGTCGCTGGTGCTGCTTCGTGACGTGACCGAACTGCGCCGTCGCGAGCGCGAGTTGATCACCAAGGACGCGACCATCCGGGAGATCCACCACCGGGTGAAGAACAACCTCCAGACGGTGGCCGCGCTGCTGCGGCTCCAGGCCCGCCGGATCGGCTCCGAGCGCGGCAGGGCGGCGCTGGAGGAGGCCGTGCGGCGGGTGGGGTCCATCGCCATCGTCCATGAGACGCTGTCTCAAAACCTGGACGAGCGGGTGGAGTTCGACGAGATCGCCGACCGGGTGCTCGCGATGGTCGCCGAGATCTCGCCCGGCAAGGTCACCGGCCGGCGCTCGGGCCGTTTCGGCATACTCGACGCCGAGGTCGCCACACCGCTGTCGATGGTGCTGACCGAGGTGCTGCAGAACGCCCTGGAACACGGTTTCCGTGAGGGCGAGACCGGCACCGTCGAGGTGTCCGCGGTCCGCGGCGGCACGTCCAGGGAGGCGCGCCTGCTGGTGACCGTGCAGGACGACGGGGTGGGTCTGCCCGAGGGCTTCGACCCGCACACCGCCGGCAACCTGGGCCTGCAGATCGTACGGACCCTGGTGGAGGGCGAGTTGGGCGGCACCTTCGACATGGTCCCGGCCCCGGGCCGGGGGACCCGGGTGATCCTCGACATCCCCGTCCAGGGAGACGCGTAA
- a CDS encoding family 2B encapsulin nanocompartment shell protein: MSVGEEVRAEQDRQQQSLGTAAARNLATTTKSVPQMQEISSRWLLRMLPWVDVQGGTYRVNRRLTYAVGDGRLTFVKTGDRVEIIPAELGELPVLRSYEDEEVLSELASRCRQREIEAGQVIASFGSPADEVYLLAHGRVERVGTGPYGDDESLGVLADGAYFGEQALQGEDAIWEYTARTLTACTVLVLPREAVEQVAERSESLREHLRRSLVPDERTNKYGEKEIDLAAGHSGEPDIPHTFVDYEARPREYELSVAQTVLRIHTRVADLYNQPMNQTEQQIRLTVEALKERQEHELVNNRDFGLLHNCEYDQRIQPHDGVPGPDDMDELLSRRRGTKLLLAHPRAIAAFGRELNKRGLVPETIDVGGNRIPTWRGVPIYPCNKIPVTEARTTSIIALRTGEEDQGVIGLRAAGIPDEIEPSLSVRFMGINEQAIIKYLVTAYYSAAVLVPDALGVLENVEIGRWR; the protein is encoded by the coding sequence ATGTCGGTAGGCGAAGAGGTCCGCGCGGAGCAGGACAGGCAGCAGCAGAGCCTCGGTACGGCAGCGGCGCGGAACCTGGCCACCACGACCAAGTCCGTGCCACAGATGCAGGAGATCAGCTCCCGCTGGCTGCTGCGGATGCTGCCCTGGGTCGATGTGCAGGGCGGCACGTACCGGGTCAACAGGCGGCTGACCTACGCCGTGGGCGACGGCCGGCTGACGTTCGTGAAGACGGGCGACCGGGTGGAGATCATCCCGGCGGAGCTGGGGGAGCTTCCGGTCCTGCGGTCCTACGAGGACGAGGAGGTGCTGTCCGAGCTGGCGTCCCGCTGCCGGCAGCGCGAGATCGAGGCCGGCCAGGTGATCGCCTCCTTCGGCAGCCCGGCCGACGAGGTGTACCTGCTGGCGCACGGCCGGGTGGAGCGCGTCGGCACCGGCCCCTACGGCGACGACGAGTCCCTCGGCGTCCTGGCCGACGGTGCCTACTTCGGTGAGCAGGCGCTCCAGGGCGAGGACGCCATCTGGGAGTACACGGCCCGCACCCTCACCGCCTGCACGGTCCTGGTGCTGCCGCGCGAGGCCGTGGAGCAGGTCGCCGAGCGGTCGGAGTCCCTGCGCGAGCACCTGCGCCGGAGCCTCGTCCCGGACGAGCGCACCAACAAGTACGGCGAGAAGGAGATCGACCTCGCGGCCGGCCACAGCGGCGAGCCGGACATCCCGCACACGTTCGTCGACTACGAGGCGCGGCCCCGCGAGTACGAACTGAGCGTCGCCCAGACCGTGCTGCGCATCCACACCCGCGTGGCCGACCTCTACAACCAGCCCATGAACCAGACGGAGCAGCAGATCCGGCTGACCGTCGAGGCCCTGAAGGAGCGCCAGGAGCACGAGCTCGTCAACAACCGCGACTTCGGCCTGCTGCACAACTGCGAGTACGACCAGCGCATCCAGCCGCACGACGGGGTGCCGGGCCCCGACGACATGGACGAACTGCTCAGCAGGCGCCGGGGCACCAAGCTGCTGCTCGCCCACCCGCGCGCGATCGCCGCGTTCGGCCGCGAGCTCAACAAGCGGGGACTCGTCCCGGAGACGATCGACGTGGGCGGCAACCGCATCCCCACCTGGCGGGGCGTGCCGATCTACCCGTGCAACAAGATCCCGGTGACCGAGGCCCGTACGACCTCCATCATCGCGCTGCGTACCGGGGAGGAGGACCAGGGCGTCATCGGTCTGCGGGCGGCCGGCATCCCCGACGAGATCGAGCCGAGTCTGTCCGTGCGGTTCATGGGCATCAACGAACAGGCCATCATCAAGTACCTGGTCACGGCCTACTACTCGGCGGCCGTCCTGGTGCCGGACGCGCTCGGCGTCCTGGAGAACGTCGAGATCGGCCGGTGGCGGTGA
- a CDS encoding GntR family transcriptional regulator → MSTDVSSAENEGGTAVRTARVPKYYRLKKHLLDMTETAPPGTPVPPERTLAAEFDTSRTTVRQALQELVVEGRLERIQGKGTFVAKPKVSQALQLTSYTEDMRAQGLEPTSQLLDLGYITADDRLAGLLDITAGGRVLRIERLRMANGEPMAIETTHLSAKRFPALRRSLTKYTSLYTALAEVYDVHLAEAEETIETSLATPREAGLLGTDVGLPMLMLSRHSLDRGGQPVEWVRSVYRGDRYKFVARLKRPQD, encoded by the coding sequence ATGAGCACCGACGTCAGCAGTGCGGAGAACGAGGGTGGGACCGCGGTCCGTACGGCGCGTGTGCCCAAGTACTACCGGCTCAAGAAACACCTGCTCGACATGACCGAGACGGCGCCTCCCGGCACCCCGGTCCCGCCCGAGCGCACCCTGGCCGCGGAGTTCGACACCTCGCGCACCACCGTGCGCCAGGCACTGCAGGAGCTGGTGGTCGAGGGGCGTCTGGAGCGCATCCAGGGCAAGGGCACCTTCGTCGCCAAGCCCAAGGTGTCCCAGGCCCTCCAGCTGACCTCGTACACCGAGGACATGCGCGCCCAGGGCCTGGAGCCGACGTCGCAACTGCTGGACCTCGGGTACATCACCGCCGACGACCGGCTCGCCGGCCTGCTGGACATCACGGCCGGCGGACGGGTGCTGCGCATCGAGCGGCTGCGCATGGCCAACGGCGAGCCGATGGCCATCGAGACCACCCACCTCAGTGCCAAGCGCTTCCCCGCGCTGCGCCGCAGCCTGACCAAGTACACGTCCCTCTACACCGCCCTCGCCGAGGTGTACGACGTCCATCTCGCGGAGGCGGAGGAGACGATCGAGACGTCCCTGGCCACCCCGCGCGAGGCGGGCCTGCTCGGCACCGACGTCGGCCTGCCGATGCTGATGCTGTCGCGGCACTCGCTCGACCGGGGCGGACAGCCGGTGGAGTGGGTGCGTTCGGTGTACCGGGGCGACCGGTACAAGTTCGTCGCGCGCCTCAAGCGCCCCCAGGACTGA
- a CDS encoding Na+/H+ antiporter codes for MDVMPLLLLVAGSAAIAAAGRRTPVPPPLLLVAAGLVVSYVPGVPDYALDPHIVLPLILPPLLYTAAVESSYLDLRAQLRPVALLSVGYVLFATLAVGWFVHLLVPALPLTAALVFGAVVAPPDAVAATAVARRVGLPSRITTILQGESLFNDATAITAFRVAVAASVGEGVSWAGGVGEFLLAAIGGAAVGLVLMAPLHWLRTHLRETLLQNTLSLLIPFVAYAVAEQVEASGVIAVVVVALYLGHRAWEVDFATRLQEEAVWKMVAFVLESAVFALIGLQLPVVMGGLGEHEGIASAWYAVVVFVVVVFVRFVWVYPAVWLPWLLSARVRARERRPGWKAPFVISWAGMRGVVSLAIAFSIPVTAEGEDFPHRYLLLFLTFTTVIGTLVVQGLTLPPLIRLLKLPGRDQQAETLAEANAQAQASRVAEERLDELLADERNALPEPLADRLRIVLERRRNAVWERLGQVNPVTGESVDDTYRRLSREMISAERDMFVKLRDGRYIEDEMLRTLLRRLDLEEAAAFRETE; via the coding sequence ATGGACGTGATGCCCCTGCTGCTGCTCGTGGCGGGCAGCGCAGCGATCGCCGCCGCCGGCCGGCGGACACCGGTACCGCCGCCGCTGCTGCTGGTAGCGGCCGGCCTGGTGGTCAGCTACGTCCCCGGCGTGCCCGACTACGCGCTGGACCCGCACATCGTGCTGCCGCTGATCCTTCCGCCGCTCCTCTACACGGCGGCCGTCGAGAGCTCCTATCTCGACCTGCGGGCGCAGCTGCGGCCGGTGGCCCTGCTGTCCGTCGGGTACGTGCTGTTCGCGACCCTCGCCGTGGGCTGGTTCGTGCACCTGCTGGTCCCGGCGCTGCCGCTGACCGCGGCGCTGGTCTTCGGCGCCGTGGTGGCCCCGCCGGACGCCGTCGCGGCGACGGCGGTGGCGCGCAGGGTCGGTCTGCCCTCGCGGATCACCACGATCCTGCAGGGCGAGTCCCTGTTCAACGACGCCACCGCCATCACCGCGTTCCGGGTGGCCGTCGCCGCGTCCGTCGGCGAGGGCGTGAGCTGGGCCGGGGGAGTGGGCGAGTTCCTGCTGGCGGCGATCGGCGGTGCGGCGGTCGGCCTGGTGCTGATGGCGCCGCTGCACTGGCTCCGCACCCACCTCAGGGAGACGCTGCTGCAGAACACCCTCTCGCTGCTGATCCCGTTCGTCGCGTACGCCGTCGCGGAGCAGGTGGAGGCCTCCGGTGTCATCGCCGTCGTCGTGGTCGCCCTGTACCTGGGGCACCGCGCGTGGGAGGTCGACTTCGCCACCCGGCTCCAGGAGGAGGCGGTGTGGAAGATGGTGGCGTTCGTCCTGGAGTCGGCCGTCTTCGCCCTGATCGGACTGCAGCTGCCGGTCGTCATGGGGGGGCTCGGCGAGCACGAGGGGATCGCCTCCGCCTGGTACGCCGTGGTCGTCTTCGTGGTGGTCGTCTTCGTGCGGTTCGTGTGGGTGTACCCGGCGGTCTGGCTGCCGTGGCTGCTCTCGGCACGGGTCCGGGCGCGGGAGCGGCGGCCCGGCTGGAAGGCCCCGTTCGTGATCTCGTGGGCCGGGATGCGCGGCGTGGTCTCGCTGGCCATCGCCTTCTCGATCCCGGTCACCGCCGAGGGTGAGGACTTCCCGCACCGCTACCTGCTGCTGTTCCTGACCTTCACCACCGTCATCGGCACCCTCGTCGTGCAGGGGCTGACCCTGCCCCCGCTGATCCGGCTGCTGAAGCTCCCGGGACGTGATCAGCAGGCCGAGACCCTGGCCGAGGCCAACGCGCAGGCGCAGGCGTCCCGGGTGGCCGAGGAACGCCTCGACGAGCTGCTCGCCGACGAGCGAAACGCCCTGCCGGAGCCGCTGGCCGACCGGCTGCGCATCGTATTGGAGCGCCGCCGCAACGCCGTCTGGGAGCGGCTCGGGCAGGTCAACCCCGTCACGGGCGAGTCGGTGGACGACACCTACCGGCGGCTGTCCCGGGAGATGATCAGCGCCGAGCGGGACATGTTCGTCAAACTGCGCGACGGGCGCTACATCGAGGACGAGATGCTGCGGACGCTGCTGCGCCGGCTGGATCTGGAGGAGGCCGCGGCCTTCCGGGAGACGGAGTAG
- a CDS encoding anti-sigma regulatory factor, translating into MSQIAGEPATQDFVEVRLPAAGAYLSVLRTATAGLAARLDFTLDEIEDLRIAVDEACAILLQQAVPGSVLSCVFRLVDDSLEVTVSAPTTDGHAPSRDTFAWTVLSALAGKVSSAVDEDKTVSISLYKQRGAGPGPA; encoded by the coding sequence GTGTCCCAGATCGCAGGCGAGCCCGCGACCCAGGACTTCGTGGAAGTCCGGCTGCCGGCCGCGGGGGCCTACCTGTCGGTGCTGCGTACGGCCACGGCCGGTCTCGCGGCCCGTTTGGACTTCACCCTCGACGAGATCGAGGACCTGCGCATCGCGGTCGACGAGGCCTGCGCGATCCTGCTCCAGCAGGCCGTGCCGGGCTCGGTGCTCAGTTGCGTCTTCCGGCTCGTCGACGACTCGCTCGAGGTCACCGTCTCGGCGCCCACCACGGACGGCCACGCCCCGTCCCGGGACACCTTCGCCTGGACCGTGCTGTCCGCGCTCGCGGGGAAGGTCTCCTCCGCCGTCGACGAGGACAAGACCGTGTCGATCAGCCTCTACAAACAGCGCGGCGCGGGACCCGGGCCGGCGTGA
- a CDS encoding 1-aminocyclopropane-1-carboxylate deaminase/D-cysteine desulfhydrase — protein sequence MAPVTSSDASGPDALTGLRPRLPSPLREVVDGRFERHGIRLLLKRDDLIHPELVGNKWRKLAPNLAAADGRTVLTFGGAYSNHLRATAAAGRLLGLRTVGVVRGEELAGRPLNPSLARCAADGMRLHFVPRSVYRRRTDPDTLGEVLRAAEAGDAYVVPEGGSNAAAVRGCQDLGRELAGEADVAAVACGTGGTLAGLAAGFAGAGRSLGIPVLRGGFLTGEIRALQTEAFGGPRGDWSLDERFHAGGFARVPAALEVFAADFEQRHGVPVERIYVAKLLHALVTLVEEGAFPRGSAVAAVITGRPFP from the coding sequence ATGGCCCCCGTGACCAGCTCCGACGCCTCCGGCCCCGACGCCCTGACCGGCCTGCGCCCGCGGCTGCCCTCGCCGTTGCGGGAGGTCGTCGACGGGCGGTTCGAGCGACACGGGATCCGGCTGCTGCTGAAGCGGGACGATCTCATCCATCCCGAGCTGGTCGGCAACAAGTGGCGCAAGCTCGCGCCGAACCTCGCGGCGGCGGACGGGCGCACGGTGCTCACGTTCGGCGGCGCGTACTCCAACCACCTGCGGGCCACGGCCGCCGCCGGCCGGCTGCTCGGCCTGCGCACGGTCGGAGTGGTGCGCGGCGAGGAACTCGCCGGCCGGCCGCTCAATCCGTCGCTGGCCCGGTGCGCGGCCGACGGCATGAGGCTGCACTTCGTCCCGCGGTCGGTGTACCGCCGCAGGACCGACCCGGACACCCTCGGGGAAGTCCTGCGCGCGGCGGAAGCCGGGGACGCGTACGTGGTGCCCGAGGGCGGCAGCAACGCCGCGGCCGTCCGCGGGTGCCAGGACCTCGGCCGGGAGCTGGCGGGAGAGGCGGACGTGGCCGCGGTGGCCTGCGGCACCGGCGGCACGCTCGCGGGACTGGCCGCCGGGTTCGCCGGGGCCGGGCGCTCGCTGGGCATACCGGTGCTCCGGGGCGGCTTCCTCACCGGGGAGATACGGGCGCTGCAGACCGAGGCGTTCGGGGGCCCGCGCGGCGACTGGAGCCTGGACGAGCGCTTCCACGCGGGCGGCTTCGCGCGCGTCCCGGCCGCCCTGGAGGTGTTCGCCGCCGACTTCGAACAGCGTCACGGCGTCCCCGTGGAACGTATCTATGTCGCCAAGTTGCTTCATGCCCTTGTCACCCTCGTGGAAGAGGGCGCCTTCCCGCGCGGGAGCGCGGTCGCCGCGGTGATCACCGGCCGGCCATTCCCCTGA
- the nagB gene encoding glucosamine-6-phosphate deaminase produces MEVVIVADAKAGGETVAEAMAQLLRRKPDALLGVATGSTPLPVYEALAAKVRSGATDISRARVAQLDEYVGLPADHPESYRSVLRREVLEPLGIPMESFLGPDGTAEDVLGACERYDRELAEAGGVDLQLLGIGTDGHIGFNEPCSSLASRTRIKTLTEQTRVDNARFFDGDIDQVPHHVITQGIGTILEARHLVLLATGEGKADAVAATVEGPVAAVCPASALQLHPHATVVVDEAAASKLKLADYFRHTYANKPDWQGL; encoded by the coding sequence GTGGAAGTTGTCATCGTTGCGGACGCCAAGGCGGGAGGCGAGACCGTCGCCGAGGCCATGGCCCAGCTGCTGCGGCGCAAGCCGGACGCCCTGCTGGGCGTGGCCACGGGGTCCACGCCGCTGCCCGTCTACGAGGCGCTGGCCGCGAAGGTCCGCTCCGGCGCCACCGACATCTCCCGGGCGCGGGTCGCCCAGCTCGACGAGTACGTGGGGCTGCCGGCCGACCACCCCGAGTCCTACCGCTCGGTGCTGCGCCGCGAGGTCCTCGAACCGCTCGGCATCCCGATGGAGTCCTTCCTGGGTCCGGACGGCACCGCCGAGGACGTGCTGGGCGCCTGCGAGCGCTACGACAGGGAGCTGGCCGAGGCCGGCGGCGTGGACCTGCAGCTGCTGGGGATCGGCACGGACGGGCACATCGGCTTCAACGAGCCGTGCTCCTCGCTCGCCTCGCGCACCCGGATCAAGACCCTGACCGAACAGACCCGGGTGGACAACGCCCGCTTCTTCGACGGCGACATCGACCAGGTGCCGCACCACGTCATCACCCAGGGCATCGGCACCATCCTGGAAGCCCGGCACCTGGTGCTGCTGGCCACCGGCGAGGGCAAGGCGGACGCGGTCGCAGCCACCGTCGAGGGACCGGTCGCGGCGGTGTGCCCGGCCTCCGCGCTCCAGTTGCACCCGCACGCCACCGTGGTCGTGGACGAGGCCGCCGCCTCCAAGCTGAAGCTCGCCGACTACTTCCGGCACACCTACGCCAACAAGCCGGACTGGCAGGGGCTCTGA